The following coding sequences are from one Thermovenabulum gondwanense window:
- a CDS encoding DUF3798 domain-containing protein, with product MFRKIIALLLIAVTCLGLVACGSTGKQSSSNTNNQQQQQQQKPSYKIAMYTNTVSQNEEEFRSAEQAQKKYPDIIVTQTMPDNFMKEQETLIANAVALVSDPNVKALIMNQAVPGAAAAFEKIKQQRPDVLLIAITPAEQDIIGTKADVVIQADELAMGYKMVEQAKKFGAKVFVHYSFPRHMSYPLLARRRDILKEECAKAGIKFVDATAPDPTGDAGLPGAQQFIIEDIPRKVKEYGKDTVFFSTNCGMQEPLIKTALEQGAMVVQQCCPSPFHGYPTALGINIPPDKAGDVDYVIQQIKAKIAEKGGTGRFSTWPIPAGMLMAAAAVEYAKLYAEGKLKDKNDPEALKKCFEEVSKGAKIDIGNYVEKGADGKEIKHENFYMILSDYITF from the coding sequence GTGTTTAGAAAGATAATTGCCCTTTTATTGATTGCGGTCACCTGTCTTGGGTTGGTGGCCTGCGGCAGTACGGGAAAACAAAGTTCGTCTAATACCAATAATCAACAGCAGCAGCAACAACAAAAACCATCTTATAAAATAGCTATGTACACCAACACCGTATCCCAGAACGAAGAGGAATTCAGATCAGCCGAACAGGCGCAGAAGAAATACCCGGATATTATCGTTACCCAGACTATGCCCGACAACTTCATGAAAGAACAGGAAACTTTGATAGCCAACGCAGTGGCTCTGGTTTCCGATCCCAATGTTAAAGCACTCATTATGAACCAGGCGGTGCCCGGTGCTGCAGCGGCTTTCGAGAAGATTAAGCAGCAAAGGCCGGATGTACTTTTGATCGCCATTACTCCAGCCGAACAGGATATAATAGGTACCAAAGCCGATGTGGTAATTCAAGCGGATGAACTTGCCATGGGTTACAAAATGGTAGAACAGGCAAAGAAGTTCGGAGCAAAGGTGTTTGTGCATTATTCCTTCCCCAGGCATATGTCCTATCCACTTCTGGCCAGAAGGAGGGACATATTGAAGGAAGAATGTGCAAAAGCCGGTATTAAATTCGTAGATGCTACCGCTCCCGATCCCACCGGCGATGCCGGATTGCCCGGAGCTCAGCAGTTTATAATTGAGGATATTCCGAGAAAAGTGAAAGAATACGGTAAAGATACCGTTTTCTTCAGCACCAACTGCGGTATGCAGGAACCCTTGATAAAGACCGCTTTAGAGCAGGGAGCTATGGTGGTCCAGCAGTGCTGCCCGAGCCCCTTCCACGGCTATCCTACAGCTCTTGGAATTAATATACCTCCCGACAAAGCCGGCGATGTGGATTACGTAATTCAGCAAATAAAAGCCAAGATTGCTGAAAAAGGTGGAACCGGCAGATTCTCCACCTGGCCGATACCCGCAGGTATGTTAATGGCAGCAGCTGCGGTAGAATATGCAAAACTCTATGCTGAAGGAAAATTAAAGGACAAGAATGATCCCGAAGCCTTGAAGAAATGCTTTGAAGAGGTATCAAAAGGTGCGAAGATTGACATAGGCAATTATGTAGAAAAAGGTGCGGATGGTAAAGAAATCAAGCATGAAAACTTCTACATGATTTTGAGCGATTATATAACTTTCTAA
- a CDS encoding ABC transporter ATP-binding protein produces MLPEEIIKIQGLTKTFKNKKSNLMALENINLSIIDGEFLCIVGPSGCGKTTLLRILAGLEKQTEGKIYIKPKNPGGLITSMVFQGDSLFPWMSVIENVEYGLKIKGVDKKQRRKMALEFLEKMGLRKFADYYPHQISGGMKQRVNVARAFVSDPDILLMDEPFGALDEQNRLILQQELLRIWEGSEKTTIFITHSIDEALFLGDRIVVMTAHPGKIKAMLKVDIERPRELLKLRTSPHYNELYKTIWELLEEEVRKAEETRGVKRNV; encoded by the coding sequence ATGCTTCCGGAAGAAATTATAAAAATTCAGGGTCTGACCAAAACCTTTAAAAATAAAAAATCAAATTTGATGGCTCTTGAAAATATTAACCTTTCTATAATTGACGGCGAATTTTTATGCATTGTTGGCCCTTCCGGATGCGGAAAAACAACCCTTCTTAGAATCCTGGCTGGGCTTGAAAAGCAAACGGAAGGCAAGATATATATAAAACCGAAAAATCCCGGGGGGTTAATTACCTCCATGGTTTTTCAGGGGGATTCTCTTTTTCCGTGGATGAGCGTTATTGAAAATGTGGAATACGGTTTAAAAATAAAAGGAGTAGATAAGAAGCAAAGGCGAAAGATGGCCCTGGAATTTCTTGAAAAAATGGGTTTAAGAAAATTTGCCGATTATTACCCGCACCAGATTTCTGGTGGGATGAAACAGAGGGTAAATGTGGCAAGGGCTTTTGTCAGCGACCCGGATATACTTTTGATGGATGAACCCTTTGGAGCTTTAGATGAGCAGAACCGGTTAATACTACAGCAGGAATTGCTCAGGATATGGGAAGGAAGCGAAAAGACCACTATTTTCATCACCCACAGCATAGATGAGGCATTGTTTTTGGGAGATAGAATAGTGGTTATGACGGCCCACCCCGGAAAAATTAAAGCAATGTTGAAGGTTGATATTGAAAGGCCCAGAGAGTTATTGAAGCTCAGGACATCACCTCATTATAACGAACTATATAAGACCATATGGGAACTCTTGGAAGAAGAGGTAAGAAAGGCTGAAGAAACAAGAGGAGTGAAAAGAAATGTTTAA
- the ytaF gene encoding sporulation membrane protein YtaF, producing the protein MFNLAMVLLLAIAVSMDSLSFGIVYGIRNIKIPVFSQAVIALFSGSVFFVSMLLGKGLCFFLPEKFIEYLGSFIFFAIACIYFFKATLKKYSGDTIATLSIKPLGIVIKILKEPESADLNVSGEIDLKESIFLGIALAIDAAAAGVGAATSGFSILRTSLLITGVEFLFLRGGYLIGSRFYRRYENKENYIFPAIIFIILGFLKLIN; encoded by the coding sequence ATGTTTAATCTTGCAATGGTTTTATTGCTTGCAATAGCAGTAAGCATGGACAGCTTGAGTTTTGGGATTGTTTACGGTATCAGAAATATCAAAATACCGGTTTTTTCTCAGGCAGTAATTGCCCTTTTTTCAGGTAGCGTATTTTTTGTATCAATGCTTTTGGGAAAGGGGCTTTGTTTCTTTTTACCCGAAAAATTTATCGAGTATCTGGGCAGCTTTATTTTTTTTGCAATCGCCTGTATCTACTTTTTTAAGGCAACTTTGAAAAAATATTCGGGAGATACAATTGCAACCCTTAGCATAAAACCTCTCGGCATAGTAATAAAAATATTAAAGGAGCCCGAATCCGCAGATTTAAATGTATCTGGAGAAATTGATTTAAAAGAGTCGATTTTTTTGGGTATCGCACTGGCTATAGATGCGGCGGCCGCTGGAGTTGGTGCGGCTACATCGGGTTTTTCAATTCTTAGAACGAGCCTTTTAATTACCGGGGTAGAATTTTTATTTTTAAGAGGAGGATATCTGATCGGAAGTAGATTTTACAGAAGGTATGAAAATAAAGAAAATTATATTTTCCCGGCGATAATATTTATAATACTTGGTTTTCTTAAATTAATAAATTAA
- a CDS encoding ABC transporter permease, translated as MVEKKENKDAKRWQETNIFTNLVAILTPLILLLLWEFMAERHFIDVRLFSSPSRIFKTLVPLLLSGELIYHTFISIERILLGFLVGSVPAVLLGIIMGLIPTVRAALMPLISIMFPIPKLAIMPLILIVFGLGEASKIFTIAIGVFFLVLINTMAGVMSIDTIYIDVAKSFGAKPLQIYRTVAIPGALPMIFAGFKLGMGTALLLIVAAELSAARAGVGWMIWRAYDMFDIERMFCALLVLAFLGYVFSYALEFLEKIAIPWKHR; from the coding sequence ATGGTAGAAAAAAAAGAAAACAAGGATGCTAAACGGTGGCAGGAGACAAATATTTTTACGAATTTAGTAGCGATACTCACACCGTTGATTTTATTGCTTTTATGGGAGTTTATGGCCGAAAGGCATTTTATAGATGTAAGGCTGTTTTCGAGCCCTTCCAGGATATTCAAGACACTTGTTCCCCTTCTATTGAGCGGTGAATTGATTTATCATACCTTCATCAGCATAGAAAGGATTTTGCTGGGTTTTCTGGTTGGCTCGGTACCAGCAGTACTACTCGGGATAATTATGGGCTTAATTCCGACGGTAAGGGCAGCTTTGATGCCGCTCATTTCCATAATGTTTCCCATTCCCAAGCTGGCTATTATGCCCCTCATATTAATCGTTTTCGGATTGGGGGAAGCTTCAAAAATTTTTACAATAGCCATTGGTGTATTCTTTCTGGTGTTAATAAATACCATGGCAGGGGTAATGAGCATAGACACCATTTATATTGATGTGGCCAAGAGCTTCGGAGCAAAGCCGCTGCAAATTTACCGGACTGTTGCAATTCCGGGAGCTCTACCCATGATTTTTGCAGGGTTCAAGCTGGGAATGGGAACGGCCCTTTTACTGATCGTGGCGGCCGAGCTTTCCGCCGCCAGGGCCGGAGTTGGATGGATGATATGGCGGGCATACGACATGTTTGATATAGAAAGGATGTTTTGCGCACTTTTGGTGCTTGCTTTTTTAGGCTATGTTTTTTCTTACGCTTTAGAGTTTTTAGAAAAAATTGCCATACCCTGGAAACATCGATAA
- a CDS encoding ABC transporter substrate-binding protein encodes MVNPIKIGGKIKVKKILVFLLILSMLVLLIGGCAKTGQTSSDNTGSNVNAKTNFPGVTPLSPAVKVTVGMKQVVSDAGVLIGMAKGYYKELGIEIEAVQFNTGQEMINALGAGQLDVGCTVTSSGLFNAMLRGIPVKIVADKGINVPGKGYYRLIIRKDLVNEIKDFADLKGRKLAVVGTASLDEICLDRVLNKAGITTKDVDLQVIRAFPDIVAAMSNKSIDGGMVIEPFVTSAVEKGIADPWKDPAEYDPDAQIALLVYGKSMMERPEVAKRFMLAYIKSLRDYNDAFFKDKNKDEIISILAEYSTVKDKELYKKMYPVGLNPNGYVRMKGIQADIDWYKKYGLLTGDIKAEDVVDNSFVDYALSVLGKYE; translated from the coding sequence ATGGTTAATCCTATCAAAATAGGGGGGAAGATCAAGGTGAAAAAGATTTTGGTGTTCTTGCTGATTTTATCAATGCTGGTTCTTTTGATTGGAGGATGTGCAAAAACCGGGCAAACTTCTTCCGATAACACCGGCAGTAATGTAAACGCAAAAACGAATTTTCCGGGAGTTACTCCATTGAGCCCCGCAGTTAAGGTAACCGTCGGCATGAAGCAGGTGGTATCCGATGCGGGTGTATTAATAGGAATGGCAAAGGGATACTATAAGGAGCTGGGAATTGAAATTGAGGCGGTTCAATTTAACACCGGGCAGGAGATGATAAATGCCCTGGGTGCCGGCCAGTTAGATGTGGGTTGCACCGTAACCTCCTCGGGTCTTTTCAACGCTATGCTGAGAGGAATACCTGTAAAAATTGTTGCAGACAAAGGGATAAATGTACCCGGGAAAGGCTATTACAGACTTATAATAAGGAAGGACTTAGTAAACGAAATTAAGGATTTTGCGGATTTGAAAGGGAGAAAGCTTGCAGTAGTGGGAACGGCCTCTCTTGATGAAATCTGCCTGGATAGGGTGCTTAATAAAGCAGGTATTACTACAAAAGATGTAGATCTTCAGGTAATCCGGGCATTCCCGGATATAGTTGCGGCAATGAGCAATAAGAGCATTGACGGCGGTATGGTGATAGAACCCTTCGTGACATCCGCTGTAGAAAAGGGCATAGCCGATCCATGGAAGGATCCGGCGGAATACGACCCCGATGCTCAAATAGCCCTTTTGGTATACGGAAAAAGCATGATGGAAAGACCGGAAGTGGCAAAAAGATTTATGCTGGCCTATATAAAATCCTTGAGGGACTACAACGATGCCTTCTTTAAAGATAAAAATAAAGACGAAATAATTTCCATACTTGCCGAATATTCTACCGTTAAGGATAAGGAACTTTACAAGAAAATGTATCCGGTTGGATTAAACCCCAACGGATACGTGAGAATGAAGGGAATTCAGGCGGATATTGACTGGTACAAAAAATACGGCCTTTTGACGGGAGATATTAAAGCTGAAGATGTGGTGGATAATAGCTTTGTAGATTATGCCCTTTCTGTACTCGGAAAGTATGAATAA